Proteins from a genomic interval of Thamnophis elegans isolate rThaEle1 chromosome 2, rThaEle1.pri, whole genome shotgun sequence:
- the EPOR gene encoding erythropoietin receptor, whose product MEQAWRSIAAFWILVFWASGSLQEGPRNLGAHFHSKVARLLTEELLNPKCFTQQLEDLACFWETSDLLKESKNQSMYSFCYKFEEDTVLKSCNLTVENTSRNTTLYTCFFQRQDISAFSPLEIKVFEGLSSNNTLYARTIYVEKLVFLDPPSNLTVQLMESSGQLNVSWQSPPIAYMESSIRYEVSVSPEGYRPQRVESTSGQTYYLLNLKGGTDYTLAVRAKPNGVSYDGYWSEWSQEVSVAIPHDLDPLILILSAILIVIILLLAFITLMSNRRFLKKKIWPVIPSPEHEFKDLFTIYKGNFQLWLGHQNTYPWWSQNTHYLEEQPFLVELLSECDGHKVDSPPCPPPLPPKSCSVVELPYSPELSLDDYLVLDKNVMPCCLGGNGSPFLLGRHSSSEDSDLVLAEEARITEPSQASSSFDYTVFDPSSESLSPKGHQAEPRFKSSYQMVSDSGISADFSLADSTAGPISLYTNLCDRAPPTPPFLPTYIACS is encoded by the exons ATGGAGCAGGCCTGGAGGTCCATTGCCGCCTTTTGGATCCTGGTGTTTTGGGCTTCTGGATCACTTCAGGAGGGACCTAGGAATCTCGGTGCACACTTCCACAGCAAAG TTGCACGCCTGTTGACGGAAGAGCTCTTGAACCCCAAGTGCTTCACACAGCAGCTGGAAGATCTGGCCTGTTTCTGGGAAACATCAGATCTTCTGAAGGAATCAAAGAACCAGAGCATGTACAGTTTTTGCTACAAGTTTGA GGAAGACACCGTCCTGAAGTCCTGTAATTTGACTGTGGAGAACACATCCAGGAATACAACACTCTACACCTGCTTCTTTCAAAGGCAGGATATCTCAGCTTTCAGCCCCCTGGAGATCAAAGTCTTTGAGGGGCTGTCCTCTAACAATACCCTCTACGCCAGAACAATATATGTGGAAAAACTTG TGTTCCTGGACCCTCCCTCTAACCTGACAGTGCAGCTTATGGAGTCCTCTGGGCAGCTGAATGTGAGCTGGCAATCTCCCCCCATTGCATATATGGAAAGCAGTATCCGCTATGAAGTGTCCGTCTCCCCTGAGGGCTACAGACCCCAACGC gtGGAAAGTACCAGTGGGCAGACATATTACCTCCTGAATCTCAAAGGGGGCACTGACTACACTCTGGCTGTTCGGGCCAAGCCGAATGGAGTCAGCTATGATGGCTATTGGAGTGAATGGTCACAGGAAGTATCAGTGGCAATACCACACG ATCTGGACCCACTCATTCTGATTCTCTCTGCCATTTTAATTGTGATTATCTTGCTTTTGGCTTTCATCACCCTGATGTCGAACCGCAG ATTTTTGAAAAAGAAGATCTGGCCTGTGATACCCTCCCCGGAGCATGAATTCAAAGACCTTTTCACCATCTACAAAGGCAACTTCCAG TTGTGGTTGGGCCATCAGAACACTTACCCGTGGTGGAGCCAGAATACCCACTATCTGGAGGAGCAGCCATTTTTGGTGGAACTATTATCCGAATGTGATGGCCACAAAGTGGACAGCCCTCCctgtcctcctccccttccccccaagAGCTGCTCTGTAGTGGAGCTGCCTTATTCTCCAGAATTGTCTCTGGATGATTACCTAGTACTGGATAAAAATGTGATGCCATGCTGCTTAGGAGGAAACGGCTCCCCGTTTTTGCTGGGTAGGCACAGCAGCAGCGAGGATTCAGACCTGGTGCTGGCAGAAGAAGCAAGAATTACGGAGCCCAGCCAAGCTTCTTCTAGCTTCGACTACACCGTGTTTGATCCCAGCTCCGAAAGTCTCTCTCCAAAAGGTCACCAGGCAGAGCCTCGGTTCAAAAGCAGCTACCAGATGGTCTCCGACTCGGGGATCTCTGCCGACTTCAGCCTGGCAGATTCTACTGCTGGCCCCATCAGTCTCTACACCAACCTCTGTGATAGGGCACCACCAACACCACCTTTTCTGCCTACCTACATTGCATGTTCATAG